In Geopsychrobacter electrodiphilus DSM 16401, a single window of DNA contains:
- a CDS encoding hybrid sensor histidine kinase/response regulator: MRRTIKQKFLIAQSLVILLSILLLGGLSMFFITTALKDALFDKQLVLAKSLASTIESTLQDKISLLGRVETLEYEKYSRDLPLVKHFTKFHKVLPRLSYLNRDGEEEVKVVNDKVVQRFDNYRQTLWFAQAMSKPNQVVLGKVTTLPDSQEPSLPMAMARFNYFGNTFEGVLLAQVPISFLTQNFNNQQVGEHGFILLFDTSGHRLSSSGTTSKDPAPSQYSQLQSLFHGTAGFDQGTYQGEEVFVAWAQVPTTGWQLFTVLPASEFLKVPIHLALMTLTICLAVLLVGIFLSRRFSRPIVRHIEQLNQHARNVARGNLSERLNISSGDELEMLADAVNSMTSSICENQRALSLAKDAAEAANRSKSQFLANMSHEIRTPMNGVLGMTELLLETTLDREQRRFAETVRASGEALLNLINDILDFSKIEAGKLELEALDFELRPMIDDIAQLLSGPAHSKGLELAVQVTTEVPEILVGDPSRLRQVLTNLMGNAIKFTEQGEVVVRVTAGREQGRTVRLHCSVEDTGIGITPAAQTKLFKTFSQADGSTTRQYGGSGLGLAISKQLVELMGGEIGVESQPNKGSKFWFTIKLSRSESATPTPNSARRDLVGLRALIVDDNATNREILAHSLSYWGIFCESADSGRQGLAMLRAARTRQLPFDLLVLDMHMPEMDGFEVAREIQQDPDFKALKKIMLTSVGLRGDGQMAREVGINAYLTKPVRQTEFFSAMVSVMNSKPDNCSPRLVTRHNLQDVTTQFDARVLVVEDNLVNQRVAKGMLSLFGCQINVVDNGQQALEAINSGSYELVFMDCQMPVMDGYQATAEIRKNEQELGTKPLVIIALTAHALEGDNEKCLAAGMNDYLTKPFNKSQIHSVLERWLGPAQLQTPILIEQVAKQATVADAAAQGPSSPIDRKALDALRALETEAMPDLVQQIVAAYLEQSPGLLTQLHQAVGDNDWETTQQMAHCLKSSSANLGALHLAELCKTMEMGSRAGQVQNAADLYTQISDEYQRAQAALLIETRSGLETDT, encoded by the coding sequence ATGCGCCGTACCATCAAACAAAAATTCCTGATTGCTCAGTCCCTGGTCATTTTGCTCAGCATCCTGCTGCTGGGCGGTCTCAGTATGTTCTTTATAACAACTGCCCTCAAAGATGCGCTGTTCGATAAGCAGCTTGTCCTGGCAAAATCTTTGGCCAGCACTATCGAATCTACCTTGCAGGATAAAATATCATTACTGGGACGCGTCGAGACCCTTGAGTATGAGAAATACTCTCGCGACCTGCCGCTCGTCAAACACTTCACCAAATTTCATAAGGTATTACCTCGCCTGAGTTACCTGAACCGGGACGGAGAGGAAGAAGTCAAGGTTGTCAATGACAAGGTCGTACAACGCTTTGACAATTATCGACAGACCCTCTGGTTTGCACAGGCCATGAGCAAACCCAATCAGGTGGTCCTCGGTAAGGTGACAACCCTGCCTGACAGCCAAGAGCCATCCCTGCCGATGGCCATGGCGCGTTTTAATTATTTTGGTAATACCTTTGAAGGGGTCTTGCTGGCTCAGGTTCCCATAAGTTTTTTGACCCAAAACTTTAATAACCAGCAAGTTGGTGAGCATGGATTTATCCTCCTGTTTGACACTAGTGGCCACCGGCTCAGCTCTTCTGGCACGACCTCCAAGGATCCGGCGCCATCTCAATATTCTCAGCTGCAGAGTCTTTTCCACGGCACCGCAGGCTTTGACCAGGGCACCTATCAGGGGGAAGAGGTCTTCGTCGCTTGGGCCCAGGTACCGACAACCGGGTGGCAACTGTTCACTGTACTTCCGGCGAGCGAATTTCTAAAGGTGCCAATCCATCTGGCATTAATGACTCTAACCATCTGCCTGGCCGTTTTATTGGTCGGCATTTTCCTTTCCCGAAGATTCTCCCGACCGATCGTTCGCCACATCGAACAACTCAACCAGCATGCGCGAAATGTTGCCCGCGGAAATTTATCCGAGCGGCTCAATATCAGCAGTGGGGATGAGCTCGAAATGCTGGCCGACGCCGTAAACAGCATGACCAGCAGTATCTGCGAGAACCAACGAGCGCTGAGCCTTGCCAAGGACGCTGCCGAGGCTGCAAATCGATCCAAATCCCAGTTTCTGGCCAACATGAGCCATGAAATCCGCACTCCCATGAATGGTGTGCTAGGCATGACTGAACTGTTGCTGGAGACCACCCTGGACCGGGAGCAAAGACGATTCGCTGAAACAGTGCGGGCCTCCGGTGAAGCCCTGTTAAATCTGATCAATGATATCCTCGATTTTTCCAAGATTGAGGCCGGTAAACTGGAACTGGAAGCGCTCGACTTCGAACTGCGGCCAATGATCGACGATATCGCCCAGTTGCTGTCTGGCCCCGCGCACAGCAAAGGTTTGGAATTGGCCGTTCAGGTCACCACCGAGGTCCCTGAAATCCTGGTCGGTGATCCCAGTCGCCTGCGTCAGGTTCTGACCAACCTGATGGGCAACGCGATCAAATTCACCGAGCAGGGAGAGGTGGTGGTGCGAGTCACTGCGGGCCGAGAGCAGGGCAGGACTGTTCGTTTGCACTGTTCAGTTGAGGATACCGGCATCGGCATTACCCCTGCCGCTCAGACTAAGCTGTTCAAAACCTTCTCCCAGGCGGATGGCTCGACCACCCGCCAATATGGCGGCTCGGGTCTCGGCCTCGCCATCTCCAAACAACTGGTAGAACTGATGGGAGGGGAGATCGGCGTCGAAAGCCAACCCAACAAGGGCTCTAAGTTCTGGTTCACAATTAAATTATCACGCAGTGAATCTGCGACACCAACGCCGAACTCAGCGCGCAGGGATTTAGTCGGCTTGCGCGCCTTGATCGTTGATGACAATGCCACCAACCGCGAAATCCTCGCGCACAGCCTCAGCTACTGGGGGATCTTCTGCGAAAGCGCCGACTCCGGCCGTCAGGGACTGGCCATGCTGCGGGCGGCACGCACACGCCAGCTCCCCTTCGACCTGCTGGTGCTGGACATGCATATGCCTGAAATGGACGGGTTTGAAGTCGCCCGGGAGATTCAACAGGATCCTGACTTTAAAGCCTTGAAAAAAATCATGCTGACCTCGGTCGGTTTGCGTGGCGATGGACAGATGGCCCGCGAGGTTGGCATCAACGCCTACCTGACGAAACCGGTGAGGCAGACCGAGTTCTTCAGCGCCATGGTCTCGGTCATGAACTCCAAACCCGACAACTGCAGTCCACGGCTGGTCACCCGTCACAATCTGCAGGACGTTACTACGCAGTTCGATGCGCGGGTGCTGGTCGTCGAGGATAACCTTGTCAATCAGCGGGTGGCCAAAGGGATGCTGAGCCTTTTCGGCTGCCAGATAAATGTGGTTGATAATGGCCAACAAGCGCTTGAGGCAATCAACTCTGGCAGCTACGAACTGGTCTTCATGGACTGCCAGATGCCGGTCATGGACGGATACCAGGCCACCGCCGAGATTCGCAAAAATGAGCAGGAACTTGGAACTAAGCCGCTGGTGATTATTGCCTTGACCGCCCATGCCCTGGAAGGTGACAACGAAAAGTGCCTGGCAGCCGGCATGAACGACTACCTGACCAAACCGTTCAATAAAAGCCAGATACACAGCGTCCTCGAACGTTGGCTGGGGCCAGCGCAGTTACAGACACCGATCCTGATCGAACAAGTCGCCAAACAAGCAACTGTGGCTGACGCTGCCGCACAAGGGCCATCCTCACCCATCGACCGTAAGGCCCTGGACGCGCTGCGTGCCCTGGAAACTGAGGCCATGCCCGATCTGGTCCAGCAGATAGTTGCCGCATACCTGGAACAATCCCCCGGACTTCTGACCCAACTGCATCAGGCGGTCGGAGATAACGACTGGGAGACGACCCAACAGATGGCCCACTGTCTGAAATCGAGCAGCGCCAACCTTGGGGCCTTGCATTTAGCTGAGCTGTGTAAAACCATGGAGATGGGGAGCCGCGCTGGACAGGTGCAAAACGCCGCAGACCTTTATACTCAGATCAGCGACGAATATCAGCGCGCACAGGCTGCCCTGCTGATTGAAACACGAAGCGGACTGGAAACAGATACATGA
- a CDS encoding PstS family phosphate ABC transporter substrate-binding protein, whose product MIGLLLTLAMPAAAQNQITIDGTGDSQELLRTLAQAFEVVNPGMQVVVPDSIGSSGGVKSLIKGNCDLARVARPLKDKERAKAADLKYRVFARSPVIFAANLPSRCLNNLTSAQLVGVLSGSLTDWSELGACPAHKIFIALREEGDSSRSVIEKVVPAVASIAQPVGQTIYSTPETIQTIADHAFTLGYSALAATLNHPLQIFSFNGIAPTEENVQKGSYPLVAPFGLVWRGKLSGLAKTFVEFIFSPAGEKIIRDAGVVPAGVK is encoded by the coding sequence ATGATAGGACTTCTTCTTACACTCGCAATGCCCGCCGCCGCACAAAATCAGATTACGATTGACGGCACCGGCGACAGCCAGGAGCTGTTGCGAACTCTGGCGCAGGCCTTTGAGGTCGTTAATCCGGGGATGCAGGTTGTGGTGCCGGACAGCATCGGTTCCTCCGGTGGTGTCAAATCACTGATAAAAGGAAACTGCGACCTGGCCCGGGTCGCCCGACCGTTGAAAGATAAGGAGCGAGCAAAAGCTGCCGACCTAAAGTATCGAGTTTTCGCCAGATCACCGGTGATCTTCGCCGCTAACCTCCCCAGCCGCTGCCTCAATAATCTCACCAGCGCCCAGTTGGTCGGGGTTCTCTCCGGTTCGCTGACCGACTGGTCAGAGCTGGGCGCTTGCCCGGCGCATAAAATTTTCATCGCGCTGCGTGAAGAGGGGGATTCTTCACGCTCAGTAATCGAGAAGGTGGTTCCAGCAGTTGCCAGCATCGCCCAACCGGTCGGCCAGACGATTTACTCAACCCCGGAGACCATTCAGACCATTGCGGACCATGCCTTCACCCTCGGCTACAGTGCCCTGGCCGCCACCCTCAATCATCCTTTGCAGATTTTTTCTTTCAACGGAATTGCGCCGACTGAAGAAAATGTCCAGAAGGGTTCTTACCCCCTGGTCGCACCATTCGGGCTGGTCTGGAGAGGCAAGTTGTCTGGCCTGGCCAAAACCTTTGTTGAGTTCATCTTCAGTCCGGCGGGTGAGAAGATCATCCGGGACGCCGGGGTCGTTCCGGCAGGTGTTAAATAA
- a CDS encoding two-component system response regulator, giving the protein MIQDPKKPVILVVDDDLTMQLSLRGALEQAGFSTLIRGDGKSALKAFTELRPDLLLLDVMMPGMDGFETCRALRQLPGGEHTPVLMMTGLDDIAAIHHAFEAGATDFISKPLNWAMLGYRVRYLLRSGKVFQDLQQSQLQLAKAQQLAKLGNWEWDPPTRSIKGSAECFRLLGLDNQDAQLAFKEVFRYIPVAEQELVRVTIEDALAEQKPFTLNHRVVLTNGEERNLLNQGEVVFSEVGNRSIVRGIIQDVTRIREAEEQIRHLAFYDGLTGLANRQLFSDRLQNALATGRRSERLMALLFLDLDRFKRINDTLGHHLGDLLLKTVSERIETCIRDTDSLGRFYLDETNTCVSRLGGDEFLVLLSELANPEDAARVARRILKAISEPLQLGGHEVFVTTSIGISLFPEDGQDAELLLKNADIAMYDAKDKGRNSFQFYKAELNNVATERLALENELRKAMERDEFVLFYQPQFNVESGRIVGAEALIRWQHPTRGLLNPGDFIAIAEDAGLMTPLSEWVVQKACHQNRAWQNLGLPAIRVSINLSGQQFSLPSSRTKVLEMVENSLKNSRLDPQYLEIELTESMLMENTEDTRLILQQLKKVGVSIAIDDFGTGYSSLAYLKAFPIDTLKIDCSFVRDITTSTDSAAITRAIISMANHLELKVIAEGVETNEQLGFLQQLSCQEYQGYLRSRPLPADEFLELFRQEGFR; this is encoded by the coding sequence ATGATTCAAGACCCTAAAAAGCCGGTCATTCTGGTTGTCGATGACGACCTGACCATGCAGCTAAGCTTGCGCGGCGCACTGGAACAGGCCGGTTTCAGCACGCTGATCAGAGGAGACGGCAAATCAGCGCTCAAAGCCTTTACCGAGCTCCGACCAGATCTGCTGCTGCTGGATGTCATGATGCCGGGCATGGACGGTTTCGAGACCTGCCGCGCCCTGCGCCAGCTCCCCGGCGGCGAACACACCCCGGTCTTAATGATGACCGGCCTTGACGACATAGCTGCGATTCACCACGCCTTTGAGGCGGGCGCCACCGATTTTATCAGCAAGCCCCTCAATTGGGCCATGCTCGGCTACCGGGTGCGCTACCTGCTTCGTTCCGGCAAAGTCTTTCAGGATTTACAACAAAGCCAACTGCAGCTGGCCAAAGCCCAGCAGCTGGCCAAGCTGGGGAACTGGGAATGGGACCCACCGACCAGGAGCATCAAGGGCTCGGCTGAGTGCTTCCGTCTGCTGGGCCTGGACAACCAGGACGCGCAGCTCGCCTTCAAGGAGGTCTTCAGGTATATTCCTGTCGCAGAGCAGGAACTGGTCCGCGTTACTATTGAAGACGCTCTCGCTGAACAAAAACCCTTCACCCTGAATCATCGAGTCGTGCTGACAAATGGCGAGGAGCGTAACCTCCTCAATCAGGGGGAAGTGGTCTTCTCAGAGGTTGGTAACAGAAGCATCGTTCGCGGCATCATACAAGACGTGACCCGAATAAGAGAGGCCGAAGAACAGATCCGGCATCTGGCCTTTTACGACGGGTTGACCGGCCTCGCCAACCGTCAACTGTTCTCTGATCGCTTGCAAAATGCGTTGGCGACCGGCCGTCGATCGGAGCGCTTAATGGCTCTGTTATTTCTTGATCTGGATCGATTCAAAAGGATCAATGACACCCTCGGGCACCACCTCGGCGATCTGCTGCTAAAAACAGTCTCTGAGAGAATTGAGACCTGCATCCGCGACACGGATTCGCTGGGACGCTTTTATCTGGATGAGACGAACACCTGCGTATCGCGACTGGGGGGTGATGAGTTTCTGGTTCTGCTGAGCGAACTGGCTAACCCCGAGGATGCCGCCAGAGTCGCCCGAAGGATTCTTAAAGCCATTTCAGAACCATTGCAGCTCGGGGGGCACGAGGTGTTTGTCACGACCAGTATCGGTATCAGCCTTTTTCCGGAAGATGGTCAGGACGCGGAGTTGCTGCTGAAAAACGCCGACATCGCCATGTATGACGCCAAAGACAAGGGCCGCAACAGCTTTCAATTCTACAAGGCCGAGCTCAACAACGTCGCAACCGAACGCCTTGCCCTGGAAAACGAGCTGCGCAAGGCTATGGAACGGGATGAGTTTGTGCTTTTTTATCAGCCGCAATTTAACGTAGAGAGTGGTCGGATTGTCGGTGCAGAAGCCTTGATCCGCTGGCAGCACCCGACCCGGGGGCTGCTTAATCCCGGAGATTTCATCGCCATCGCCGAGGACGCCGGGCTGATGACCCCGCTGTCTGAATGGGTGGTTCAGAAAGCCTGTCACCAGAACAGGGCCTGGCAGAACCTGGGACTACCGGCGATAAGAGTCTCAATCAACCTCTCGGGTCAGCAGTTCTCCTTGCCATCAAGTCGTACAAAAGTTCTTGAAATGGTGGAGAATTCCCTCAAAAACAGCCGGCTTGATCCGCAGTATCTTGAAATTGAGCTGACGGAAAGCATGTTGATGGAAAACACTGAAGACACCAGACTCATTCTGCAGCAATTGAAGAAGGTGGGGGTCAGTATCGCCATTGATGATTTTGGTACCGGATATTCTTCGCTGGCCTATTTAAAGGCCTTCCCGATCGACACCTTGAAAATCGATTGTTCCTTTGTGCGAGATATCACCACCAGCACCGATAGCGCCGCCATAACCCGGGCAATCATATCGATGGCCAACCATCTGGAATTGAAGGTCATCGCCGAAGGGGTTGAAACCAATGAACAGCTCGGTTTTCTGCAACAACTGAGTTGCCAGGAATATCAGGGTTATCTACGTAGCCGACCATTACCCGCCGACGAATTTTTAGAACTGTTCAGGCAAGAAGGTTTCAGGTAG